In the genome of Odocoileus virginianus isolate 20LAN1187 ecotype Illinois chromosome 17, Ovbor_1.2, whole genome shotgun sequence, the window GCCTTGTGCTAGTGATTTGAGCAATGCATTTGGTCTAGGGGAACACGGGGCAGGTAAAGATGGGCTGGGTAATCATGATAACAGGAGGAAACAGTCTTAAGAGTTTCTATTTTGACTTGTGGGCAGAAAGGAATTCCTAGGGCCTCCTGCACTTTGAAGAGTAGAACTACTCAGGGACTAAGCAGCTATCAGCACAGTTTAAGACTGAGAATAGAGGCTGTATAGGGATGGTACAGGGCTCCCACTTGGCCCCCCAAGGACTTAACTTAGCTCAACCAGaagctttacattttatttgcagTGAGGGGgcatttctaattttagtttgAGTCTCATGGGAAGGTGGACAGCTCCTATTCCTTTTTTTGGTATAGGGAGCACTTAAGTATTGGGCATTTAGGGTTAAGTCCTTGGAATGCCCCAAATGGTCATTTCCTCTATAAATACAATATTCCCTACCTCTGAATATTTTAACATAAAGAGCTGCCTCACAACTGTTTATTCAACCATTGCTTGCACTAAGAAAGCAAGATAAGTGCCTTTCCGAGGCATCCAGGCATCCAAGAACTCCTTCCAGCCTTACTGGGAGGCGGTGGGGGAAATTACTAAAAGCCCACTTGTAGGAGTGAAATGAGGCTGTCAGTTGTCCAACCTGACAAATGGCCAAATTAGGTTTACATTTTTGTTAATAGACTTTTGAGTGGCTATTGAGAAGCAGAATTAAATTTTAAGCTGCTGATCATAGTTACTTCCTACTCCCCAAACACCCAACGCTGGTTTATTTCTCCAGCATCAAGTAAGAAAATGAAGGCACTAGAAAATAACACACTTAAGTATTGAAGATAATTAAATCTTTATATTTTGCTGGAACTGTATATTGTAGCACACTAAAACCCATTCAAGGGAAAACTGGGCAAACTGAAAATTCTCCCATTAAGGTTTGTTTTGAAAACGGACAAATTAAATGCTTCCTTTACCCCTCCCCCCAATGCAATCACATAAATCAGTATTACTTTGAATTAGCTCTAGAAATCACACAAACTATGttacatttacaaatatttattataactaGAATGAATTTAATGGTTCTCAGATTTGGCCACCTTATAGCTCCATTTAAGGAGATTTTTAACAGAAAACTGCATTATAACCTGGTCAAGTTActtacacattaaaaaagaaaactcctaaaaggaaaacaaggaaagCAACCCTTCAGTTTCACATAATTAAAGAACAGGAGAAAGCACACAAGCTACATCATAGCTAAACTGACCGAACCAACCAAAGCCAGGGGGGATTTCTTTTCGGATTATGTGTCATAAAAAGGCCCGCTGTCTTATATACACGTGTATATAATGGTACATTCCATCACTGTAAAAAGTCCCCTTTGCCCCCTCCCCCGGGAAAGTTTCAGTCTAGTCTCCAAAGTTGGACAGCGGCGCCCGCTCCTGCTGCCGGTGCAGTTCGTTCTCCGTCAGCAGCTGGAGGTTCTCCGCGCGCAGCCggtccagctccagctccagctcccgCACGCGCGCGTCGTCGCCGTCCAGCCGCTGGCTGTCCAGCCGCTGGCTTTCCAGCCGCAGCCGATTATTCTCGTCCTCCATACGCGAGAGGCACTTCTCCAGCTCTAGGTACTCTTTGATGAGCTCCTGCTTGCTCATGTTCTGCAGGCTCTCCGCGTGGTACCGCTCATAGGTCTCCGAGAAGTCCCGCTGCAGAAACTCGCTGCCGTCACCTCCCATCCCGTCGCTGCCCCCATCCTCCTCACCCGCTTCTTCCATAAAGTCCTCATCGCTGGTGTCGTCGGACTTGGCAGCGGCCCGTTTGGGGTAGAGGCCGGTTTTAAGATCCGGTTCCTCCTGGTCGTGGTCATCCATGAGGAACTGCGTGGTGTTATAGGGAGCAACTGGCTGGCCCTTGGCGAACATCTCGGCTCGAATCCTCGAAGCTCGCAAGCTCTGTTTCTCATCGaactttttcttctcctcccagGTCAGCGTATAGTACGGTTTCCAAAGACGCTTCTTCTTGGAGGGGCGTCTCCTATGTTTTTTCTTGCCCACCTGTCTCTGCTGCGGGGGAGCTCCGCCAGCGGACAAGTCGTCCCCATTCTGGCCCTTCTCACCCGCTTCCGGACAGCTGGATTCTGGGCAGACCTGGGTTTTCAGAGGAGACGGCTGGGGTTCCAGGCTCCCTTCCCCCCGGTGCCCCGGAGAGCCACCCGACTGGGGGGACGCTCTCGATTGCCACCTACTGTCTTCCTCCGGCACCCGCTCCTCCGCGCCTGGGGGGCGATCAGGGTTCCGTTCTTCATGGACAGCAACAGCACCTGTACAGTTGCTAGTTTGAGGCTGGTGCTGATACTCTGACAAGAGTGGCTCGGCCATTGCTAATAGAATCTTCTTCTCGAAGTTTGAAGAATGTTGGCTGTAAGTCCTTAAGGAAAGAAAGGTTTGcttttctttgcaaaaatgtcCAACACAGTCCTCTTCGGTCTGTAATTCCTGCAGTGATGCCTTTAGCCAGTCCTGTCAGCAAACTCCAATTGCAATTTGGGGGCGCTCAAGTCAGTAAAGGGTTAAGCGCCCAGAGCGCGACCAGATAGCGGGTCCAAGggggagcagcagcaggaacagTACGTAATGTGCAGACGGGGTGGGCTTCAAGCCTTCCTGCAGACCGCCCCCGCGATCGAGAAGTTGGTGGGCAAGAAGATTAGGTTAAATCCAATGGGTTAAACCCAGCCCCGAAGGGGTTAAAACTACCCGATGACGCTGACTCCGAGGGGCCGGATCCACAAAGGGTTAAATCCCCTGCCGCAGAGCCCACAAGGGGTTAAAGTCCCAAAGCCACCTCCTCCCACTTCCACGGGTGTCGCTCCAAGCCGAGCTCCCCGTTCCCTAGGCCCGGCCGGAGCCTCAGCCGAGGACAGACAAACTCATCTCCCCTTTGGCTCGATGCTCTGCTCAGCTCAGTtctcctccgcctcctcctctttttcctccctccctcctcccccttccgaCAGCTCCTCTTCCGCCTCCTCCCCCAACTTCCCCTCCCAACCTGCCTCTCCACCTGCCAACTTCCAACTGCTGCCTCCCAGACCTCTGCGTCCCTTTTATATAGAAGCCGGTCCGCCCCGCCCATGCGCATGCGTGACGGAGTCCCCATCGCAGGAAGCTGGGAGTCGTAGTTCTCATCTTTCAGGCCCGCCGTCCTCGCGCGCCGTGCGACGTAGCCAATCCCAGGACGCGTAGGGGGCGTTTTCCAGGCCGCCTCCTTCCATCGCTTAGCCCTAGCTAGAGAAACGTGAGCGCCCATTGGTCAAAAGGCACACGTCTCGCCGAGGAAGGAAGGCCAATCGCAGAGAAGATGGGGCGGGTTCTGGACCATACCATTCTGCTTCAGGAATACAAGAAGATTCGATGGCCTGTGAGGGCCtacacagaatatttttatgaaaaggtGCTTCTTAAAGGTTATTGCCCTATTCTGTTCTCAGCGGAAAGGTTCTTAAGATCACaaacattttttaacttaaacGAGAATGGTTTACCCCTAAAAAGTAGTCCCTAACGTGTAAACGAGTATTTAATTCTGTAAAGAGAGACGTTGGCTCATGGCGACTAATTCTCGATTCTTAAGATTACAAGAATGGCTTCAAGGTGTTGATTAGTGACTGGGATTGACGTTTGCGGAAGGATATTGTGAAcacattttttgtttaaaaaaggcGCATGAAGAGGTAAACATGAAGAATAAAAAGTGCCGCCTTAAAGGGACAGTGTGACTGCTTTATGGCAGTAACCTCCGACTAGGCCTCGGAAGATGAGAAAGCAGGTTCGAGTCCCGGGTGACGTCCACCTCCGGACTACCCTGGGACCCTTAGCGGAAAGTGGCGGAGTCTCAGCCCCAGCGTAATCTTTCACGGCCGCCCCCGCCCAGGGGCCGGTGCAAAATGGTGGGCCGTGGCTGATTTCTCTCGCCGGCGCTGGGAAGTGCTAGGTGTGCGCCCTGGGATCCCCCGAGATCCCGGGATGTAAGGCCTcgcttcccttctccctccccaggcctcagcttCTATCGAAGAAAATGGCCTCCTGGGGCCGTCTTGGTCTGTTCATTTCGACCATGAAATTTTCCTGAGCCTGGATGGGAGTCCAGGGCAGCGGATGAGCCTCTTTGTTGGGGGAGGGGTTCGAAATTAATACTGAGTTGAAATAATTAACCCCGGCTACTCGAGAGAGAAGCCACAGACTGGACAGACTCATCCACTGAGACTCCTCCTCGTCAGTGGACGCT includes:
- the HEXIM1 gene encoding protein HEXIM1, with protein sequence MAEPLLSEYQHQPQTSNCTGAVAVHEERNPDRPPGAEERVPEEDSRWQSRASPQSGGSPGHRGEGSLEPQPSPLKTQVCPESSCPEAGEKGQNGDDLSAGGAPPQQRQVGKKKHRRRPSKKKRLWKPYYTLTWEEKKKFDEKQSLRASRIRAEMFAKGQPVAPYNTTQFLMDDHDQEEPDLKTGLYPKRAAAKSDDTSDEDFMEEAGEEDGGSDGMGGDGSEFLQRDFSETYERYHAESLQNMSKQELIKEYLELEKCLSRMEDENNRLRLESQRLDSQRLDGDDARVRELELELDRLRAENLQLLTENELHRQQERAPLSNFGD